A single window of Hymenobacter sp. APR13 DNA harbors:
- a CDS encoding TonB-dependent receptor plug domain-containing protein — protein MANFRLSFAAGTILLFASAAHAQTQQPQATQQADAAQQPQSGTIIKMQCRPNRLLPHQQPLYVVNGKPLREDSLQSINPNDIEKIDILKDKKAVERFGPAAINGAVLITTKTGKR, from the coding sequence ATGGCCAACTTCCGTCTTTCCTTTGCAGCGGGCACTATTTTGCTGTTTGCATCAGCGGCTCACGCGCAAACGCAGCAACCGCAGGCCACCCAGCAGGCCGATGCTGCCCAGCAGCCGCAATCCGGCACTATTATCAAGATGCAATGTCGCCCTAACCGCCTGTTACCTCACCAACAGCCACTTTATGTAGTTAATGGCAAACCCTTGAGAGAAGATTCTCTTCAGAGTATCAATCCCAATGACATAGAGAAGATTGACATTCTGAAGGACAAAAAGGCCGTGGAACGCTTCGGCCCAGCGGCCATAAATGGCGCCGTACTCATCACTACCAAGACAGGCAAGCGGTAA
- a CDS encoding PglZ domain-containing protein, with product MQQYSILWADDEIDLLKPHILFLKEKGYDVTGVNSGADAIEQVQEQNYDIVFLDENMPGLSGLETLTEIKAVKPTLPVIMITKSEEEHIMEDAIGSKIADYLIKPVNPSQILLAVKKVLDNKRLVSEKTNSGYQRDFRQLGMQLGDRLSPAEWADVYKKLVYWELEINETEGKSMAEVFNMQKDEANTYFGRFIQENYEDWVNGDDKDAPLMSHELFAKRVFPLLKETGDTPVYFLLIDNLRYDQWKVLEPIIAEMFTVDSEETYYSILPTTTAYARNAIFSGMMPGEIQKKYPNLWVWDDDDEGKNMHEAEFMEIMFQKANQKHKFSYHKVTNLQAGKDLLGKMANLHNNYKLNAIVYNFVDMLSHARTDMAMIRELAADESAYRSITKSWFLHSPLYEMLQQIAERKGKLIITTDHGTIRVKRPYKIVGDRNTNTNLRYKHGKNLGFDDTKDVYTVRKPERIFLPRENVSTAYVFTVGDYFFAYPNNYNYYVNYYKDTFQHGGISLEECIIPYITLTAKG from the coding sequence ATGCAACAATACTCCATCCTCTGGGCCGACGACGAAATCGATCTGCTCAAGCCGCACATTCTCTTCCTCAAGGAAAAAGGCTACGACGTAACCGGTGTCAACTCCGGCGCCGACGCCATCGAGCAGGTGCAGGAGCAGAACTACGACATCGTGTTTCTCGACGAGAACATGCCGGGCCTGTCAGGCCTCGAAACCCTCACCGAAATCAAGGCCGTGAAGCCCACGCTTCCTGTCATCATGATTACCAAGAGCGAGGAAGAGCACATCATGGAGGACGCCATCGGCTCCAAGATTGCCGACTACCTCATCAAGCCCGTGAACCCCAGCCAGATTCTGCTGGCCGTGAAAAAGGTGCTCGACAACAAGCGCCTCGTAAGCGAAAAAACCAACTCTGGCTACCAGCGCGACTTCCGCCAGCTGGGTATGCAGCTCGGCGACCGGCTCAGCCCGGCCGAGTGGGCCGACGTGTACAAGAAGCTGGTGTATTGGGAGCTGGAAATCAACGAGACGGAAGGCAAGAGCATGGCCGAAGTATTCAACATGCAGAAGGACGAGGCCAACACCTACTTCGGCCGCTTCATCCAGGAGAACTACGAGGACTGGGTGAACGGCGATGACAAGGACGCTCCGCTTATGTCGCACGAGCTGTTTGCGAAGCGCGTGTTCCCGCTGCTCAAGGAAACCGGCGACACGCCCGTGTACTTCCTGCTCATCGACAACCTGCGTTACGACCAGTGGAAGGTGCTCGAGCCCATCATTGCCGAGATGTTCACCGTCGATTCGGAGGAAACCTACTACAGCATTCTGCCCACCACCACGGCGTATGCGCGCAACGCCATCTTCTCGGGCATGATGCCCGGCGAAATCCAGAAAAAGTACCCCAACCTGTGGGTGTGGGACGACGACGACGAGGGCAAGAACATGCACGAGGCCGAGTTCATGGAAATCATGTTCCAGAAGGCCAACCAGAAGCACAAGTTCAGCTACCATAAGGTGACCAACCTGCAGGCTGGCAAGGACCTGCTGGGCAAAATGGCCAACCTGCACAACAACTACAAGCTGAACGCCATCGTCTACAACTTCGTGGACATGCTCTCGCACGCCCGCACCGACATGGCCATGATCCGGGAGCTGGCCGCCGACGAGTCGGCGTACCGCAGCATCACTAAGTCGTGGTTTCTGCACTCGCCGCTCTATGAGATGCTGCAGCAGATTGCCGAGCGCAAGGGCAAGCTCATCATCACGACGGACCACGGCACCATCCGAGTGAAGCGCCCCTACAAGATTGTGGGTGACCGGAACACCAACACCAACCTGCGCTACAAGCACGGCAAAAACCTGGGTTTCGACGACACCAAGGACGTGTACACCGTGCGTAAGCCGGAGCGCATCTTCTTGCCCCGCGAAAACGTGAGCACCGCCTACGTCTTCACCGTCGGCGACTACTTCTTCGCCTACCCCAACAACTACAACTACTACGTGAACTACTACAAGGATACGTTCCAGCACGGCGGCATCTCGCTGGAGGAATGTATCATCCCGTACATCACACTCACGGCGAAAGGGTAG
- a CDS encoding HD domain-containing protein: protein MNKKKIFNDPVYGFVTIPTELLFDLIEHSYFQRLRRIQQLGLTMFVYPGALHTRFHHALGAMHLMSLALRTLKDKGVAITAREGEAAQAAILLHDIGHGPLSHALERSIFHDVHHEEISLHLMQKLNAEFGGALDLAIDIFQGTYHRPFFHQLVSSQLDMDRLDYLNRDSFYTGVQEGRPGADRLIKMLTVVDERLVLEEKAVYSIENFLVSRRLMYWQVYLHKTVTSAEQMVIRIMQRARDLVRSGVEVPATPNLHYFLSRNVTQAEFQADDQILRRFTRLDDTDVWSAVKLWADHPDKVLNFLAQSLLDRRLFKITLQTAPFEAEFQLGIVELIAERFNLLPDEAAQLMIAGRISNNAYDAEGQDTIDVLTKRGRVVNVAEASDLPNIKALGQRVEKHYICYPKEIL from the coding sequence ATGAACAAAAAGAAAATCTTCAACGACCCGGTTTACGGCTTCGTTACCATCCCTACTGAGCTACTTTTCGACCTGATCGAGCACTCCTATTTCCAGCGGCTGCGGCGCATTCAGCAGCTGGGCCTCACGATGTTTGTGTACCCGGGAGCCCTGCACACGCGCTTCCACCACGCGCTGGGCGCCATGCACCTGATGTCGCTGGCGCTGCGCACGCTCAAGGACAAGGGCGTGGCCATTACGGCCCGCGAGGGCGAGGCCGCACAGGCGGCCATTCTGCTGCACGATATCGGCCACGGGCCCCTCTCCCACGCCCTGGAGCGCAGTATTTTCCACGATGTGCACCACGAGGAAATCAGCTTGCACCTGATGCAGAAGCTGAACGCCGAGTTTGGCGGGGCGCTGGATCTGGCCATCGACATTTTCCAGGGCACCTACCACCGGCCGTTTTTCCACCAGCTCGTGAGCAGCCAGCTGGATATGGACCGGCTGGACTACCTCAACCGCGACTCGTTCTATACCGGCGTGCAGGAAGGCCGCCCCGGCGCCGACCGCCTCATCAAGATGCTGACCGTGGTGGACGAGCGGCTTGTGCTGGAGGAAAAGGCCGTGTACAGCATCGAGAACTTCCTGGTGAGCCGCCGCCTGATGTACTGGCAGGTGTATCTGCACAAAACCGTCACGTCGGCCGAGCAGATGGTGATTCGCATCATGCAGCGCGCCCGCGACCTGGTGCGCAGCGGCGTGGAGGTGCCGGCCACCCCCAACCTGCACTACTTCCTGTCGCGCAACGTCACGCAGGCCGAGTTCCAGGCCGACGACCAGATTCTGCGCCGCTTCACCCGCCTCGACGACACCGACGTGTGGAGTGCCGTGAAGCTCTGGGCCGACCACCCTGACAAGGTGCTCAACTTTCTGGCCCAAAGCCTGCTCGACCGGCGCCTGTTCAAAATCACGCTCCAGACTGCGCCCTTCGAAGCCGAGTTCCAGCTGGGCATCGTGGAGCTGATTGCCGAGCGGTTCAACCTGCTGCCCGACGAGGCCGCCCAGCTGATGATTGCGGGCCGCATCAGCAACAACGCCTACGACGCCGAAGGCCAGGACACCATCGACGTGCTGACCAAGCGCGGCCGCGTGGTAAACGTGGCCGAAGCCTCCGACCTACCCAACATCAAAGCTCTGGGCCAGCGCGTGGAAAAGCACTACATCTGCTACCCCAAGGAGATTCTGTAA
- the lpxD gene encoding UDP-3-O-(3-hydroxymyristoyl)glucosamine N-acyltransferase, translated as MEFTVGQIAEVLRGAVEGDASQRIDRLAKIEEARAGSLAFLSNLKYEHHLYTTGASAVIVSRTLELRHPVSTALIRVDDPYTSFTTLLEFYQQATRTGKRGVEEPAYMAASSTIGDNHYRAAFSYIGENCTIGNDVVIFPHVFIGDRCKIGDGTILYAGAKVYAETVIGARCTIHAGAVVGSDGFGFAPQPDGSYRTIPQIGNVVLEDNVSIGANATIDCATMGATLIREGAKIDNLVQIAHNVEIGRHTVVAAQSGISGSTKIGDFCVLAGQTGLAGHLTLANRTTVTAQSGVGKSIKEEGVLLQGSPAFALRDSLRANAVFRHLPDLERRISQLERGANPPEKS; from the coding sequence ATGGAATTCACGGTAGGCCAGATAGCAGAAGTGTTGCGCGGCGCGGTAGAGGGCGACGCAAGCCAGCGGATAGACCGCCTGGCCAAGATTGAAGAGGCGCGCGCCGGTTCGCTGGCCTTCCTCTCCAACCTTAAATACGAGCACCACCTCTACACCACGGGCGCCTCGGCCGTGATTGTGAGCCGCACGCTGGAGCTGCGGCACCCCGTTTCCACGGCCCTCATCCGCGTCGACGACCCCTACACCAGCTTCACCACCCTACTGGAATTCTACCAGCAGGCCACCCGCACCGGCAAGCGCGGCGTGGAGGAACCCGCCTACATGGCCGCCTCTTCCACCATCGGCGACAACCACTACCGGGCCGCGTTTTCCTACATCGGCGAGAACTGCACCATCGGCAACGACGTGGTGATTTTCCCGCACGTGTTCATCGGCGACCGGTGCAAAATCGGGGATGGCACAATTTTGTACGCCGGCGCTAAAGTCTACGCCGAAACCGTTATCGGGGCGCGCTGCACCATCCATGCCGGGGCTGTGGTGGGCTCCGATGGGTTTGGGTTTGCCCCGCAGCCCGATGGCTCCTACCGCACCATCCCGCAGATCGGCAACGTGGTGCTGGAAGACAACGTGAGCATCGGCGCCAACGCCACCATCGACTGCGCCACCATGGGCGCCACCCTCATCCGGGAAGGCGCCAAAATTGATAACCTCGTTCAGATTGCCCACAACGTGGAAATCGGGCGCCACACGGTAGTAGCGGCCCAGTCGGGCATTTCGGGCTCTACTAAAATCGGGGACTTTTGCGTGCTGGCTGGGCAGACCGGTCTGGCCGGGCACCTCACGCTGGCCAACCGCACCACCGTGACGGCGCAGTCGGGCGTGGGCAAGTCCATCAAGGAAGAAGGCGTGCTGCTGCAAGGCTCGCCGGCCTTCGCGCTGCGCGACAGTCTGCGGGCCAACGCCGTTTTCCGGCACCTGCCCGACCTGGAACGCCGCATCAGCCAGCTGGAACGCGGCGCAAACCCGCCGGAAAAGTCCTAG